The genomic interval TGCTGCCCGTCGGGGGGAAGCCGCTCCTCCAGCACCAGACCGAAATCTTCCTTGCCGTGGGCGCGTCCGACATTTACGTGATCGGCGGCTATGAGCATCAGAAAATCCGGGCCGAAGGCGCAAAAGTGATTCCGAATCCGGACTACCAGAGCTCGCACATCATGCAGTCCATCATGACGGCGCGCCCGAAATTGCAGGGCCGCTGCCTGGTCGCCTACGCGGACATCCTGTTCGACAAGCAGATCCTGGACCAGCTGCTGACCAGCCCGCACGCCATCACGCTCGTCATCGACCGCGCTTATCAGAGCCTGCCGCACCGCGACAAAGAGCTCGACCTCGTGCAGGTGGAAGATCCCGCCGAAGGGGAAAAGAACCGCCGCATGAATCTGAATACGCTCAAACCCATCCGCCGGATCGGCAAGAAGATCGAGCGCGGCGCCGCGCAATGCGAATTCGTGGGCATTGCGTATTTCCAGGAAGAAGGCCTGCGGGCTTTGTGTGAGGCCTGGGACCGCGGCCGGCGCGAATTCGCGGGCAAGCGTTTCTACGAAGCCGCGTCGCCGGAACAGGCAAGCTTGAACGACCTGCTGCAGTACATGATCGACGCCGGAGTGCCGGTTTACGGTCTCGAAGTCGAGCATGGCTGGTCCGAAGTGCACTCGGCCGAGGATGTTTACCGCCTCAACGAATATTTCAAAAATGCCGCCGCTCCCGTCGGCAAAGAACGATGATCCCTGCCTTAGATTTCGTTTCACTTCTAAAAAAAAATAAAATCCGGTTCTTCACGGGCGTGCCCTGTTCTTTTTTTCAGTCCGCCATCAACTGCGTGATCGCGGACAAACAGCTGCGCTACACCATGGTGCCCAACGAGGGCGCGGCCCTTGCCGCGGCCGCCGGCGCTTATCTTGCGGGGGAGATGCCCGCGGTCATGATCCAGAATTCCGGGTTCGGCAATCTGGTCAATCCGCTCACGTCGCTGCACATGATTTACAAAATTCCCGCGCTCCTTTTCATCAGCGGCCGCGCCTACGGAGTCTCGGACGAGCCCCAGCACGAAATCGTCGGGAAGACCCTGCCTTCGGTTCTGGACGCGCTGGGCGTGCGGCATCAGGACCTGCCGGATGCGGCGGCGGACTTCGACAAAGCGCTCGGCGAGGCCGTCACGTGGATGGAAAAGGAAAAGAAGCCATTTGTTTTTCTCGTGCGCAAAGGCTGCGTCGGGAGCGAGGACGCGGCCGCGGTCCCGTCTTCGCCGTATCCTCTGAAGCGCGTGGACGCCATCAAGATCATTTCCGAGTTTTTGACCGGGGACGAATTCGTCATTGCCACGACCGGCATGCCGTCGCGCGAGCTTTTCAGCATCTCTGACCGCGCCAAGAATTTTTACATGCAGGGGTCCATGGGGCACGCGCCTTCCATTGCGCTGGGGCTGGCGCTTGCGAACCCGCAAAAGAAAGTAATCGTGCTGGACGGCGACGGCGCGCTGCTCATGCATCTGGGGTCGCTGTCTTCGATCGGCCATTACGCGCCGAAACGGTTTTGCCATCTGGTCCTGGATAACGAAGCCTACGAAACCACCGGCAATCAAGACACCACGTCCCGCACCACGGATTTTGCCAAGATCGCGCTGGCCTGCGGCTATGCGCGCGCGGCGGATGCCGTGGATGAAAAGCAGCTCCGCGCCGCGCTGAAAAGCGTGCTCGCGGCCGAAGGTCCGTCGCTGGTCCGCATCAAGATCAACCGCGAGCCCGCCGCCGGCATCCCGCGCATCACCACCAAATACAATTCCGAGCAGATCGCGGCGCATTTCAAGGAAGAGGTCCTGAAGTCATGATCCGCGCCTACTGGAATCCCACGCGCAATATCGTGGAAAACGGGGCGTTCGAAAAGCTTCCCGCGCTCCTGGAATCGTTCAAGCCGAAGAAAATCCTGCTCGCGCTCGGGCAGAAATCCTTCCGCGTTTCGCCGTATTTCCGCCGCCTCCAGGAAATGCTGCGGCCGTACGAAGTGCTCGAAGCCGCCTCGATTCCGCAGAACCCGGCTCAGGATTTCGTCCAAAAGGAAATCGACCGCCTGAAAAAGGAATCCTACGACCTCGTTCTCGCCATCGGCGGAGGAAGCGTGCTCGACGTGAGCAAGATTCTGGCGGTGATCCCGCGTCAGGACAAGACGGACCTCGCGGATTATCTCGACAAAAATTTCGACGTGCCGCAGCCGGGCGCGCCTCTTGTCGCCGTGCCCACCACCGCCGGAACAGGCAGCGAAGTCACGCCGTTTTCGTCGCTCGAGACCCGCGAGAAAAAGAAATTTTCCATCGGCCATGCCGCGTTTTATCCGGCCGTGGCTTTGGTCGACCCCGAGCTTTGTCTTTCCATGCCCGCTTATGTCACGGCGTCCACGGGTTTTGACGCGCTGAGCCAGGCGATCGAGTCGTTCTGGTCCGTCAACGCGACGCCGCTGTCACAGACACATTCGCTGCGCGCACTGGAGCTTATCCTTTCCGGTTTCGAACAGGTCATGAAAAATCCGGCGGACAAAGACGCGCGGTTTGCCATGTCGCTCGGAAGCTGCGAAGCCGGGCTCGGCATCGCGCAGGCCAAAACGACCGCCGTGCATTCGGTTTCGTATCCGATCACCGCGCATTTCGGCGTGGCGCACGGCCATGCGTGCGCGCTGACGCTGCCGTCTTTCGTGCGTTTCAACGCGCCCGCGCTTCAGGCCGGCGGCAAGCCTTTGCTCCAGCGGTTTCAAACCCCGGACTATGACGCCATGGCGCGTAAGATCGAAGCGCTCATGGAATTCGTCGGGCTCGAGCGCTCGCTGTCCAAGCTCGGCATTGCCGATAAAGAAAGGGAAGTGATCCTCCGCGACGGTTTCCGTCCGGACCGGATCAAGAACAACCCGAGGCCCGTGGAAGCGGGAGATTTGCGCAAAATCCTGGAGTCGATCCGCTGAGCCCGGTTTGACCCGGCTTGCGGCCCATGACATAATGACAAACTCTCAAAACATCATGCAGAAAACAGACTGGAAAACAATCGGATTGCTCGGAGTCATGTACGTTCTCTTCCTCGGGAACTTCGGGCTCTATTTCTGCGCGCGCCTGCCGCTTGTCCTGCACGTCCTCATCGGCATCGCCGCCATTCACTGCTCGTTCACGATCTGGCACGAAGCCATCCACGGCACCGTGTCGGAAAACGCCGCGGTCAACGACGCCGCCGGCATCCTGGGCATGTTCCCGTACATGCTGACGCCTTATTACACCGGCAAATGGATTCACCTCATGCACCACAAGAACCTCAACCTGCCGGAAGATCCGAACACGCTGTACACCGACGGCCCGTTCCGCACGCTGTACCAGCGGTACCCGCGCGCGGCCACGGCGCTGAAGCGTATCATCAAAAACCGGGAATTCCCGGCGCATGAAGTCCTGGCCGACCGCATTTTCCGGATTGGGGTGGCGGGCGTTTTTCTCGCCCTGATTTTCACCGGCAACTTTGCCGCGTTGTTCTGGCTGTGGCTCGTGCCGCTGGGCTTCGCGAAGATCATCATGGACTGGTACATCAATTACATCCCGCATGTGGGGCTGCCGGCGGACCGCTATAAAGGCACGCGTATCCTGGACATCGCCTGGCTTACGCCGCTCGTCTTCTTCCATAATTATCACGCGATCCACCACCTGTGGCCGACGCGGCCCTGGCATACGTACAAGTCCATCTTCGACGAAAAGCGGACCATGCTCAAAGAACACGGAGTCCCGATTGAAACCTCTCTTGCCGGCCTCAGCTACGACCCGCAGTTCCAAGCCGTCTGAGGCGGCGCCCCGCGTGCATCTGGTGCGCGTGGCCTGCGCCGTGTGCGGTTCGCGTGAAGCGGACACCGTGGCCGCGGGCTATGACTACGAGTATGCGACCGTGCCCGACCGCTTCGAGTTTCAAAAGTGCCGTTCCTGCGGCCATCTTTTCCTGAACCCCCGTCCTTCGGCCCAGGACCTTTCCGTGATTTACCCGCCGACTTACTATTCGTTTTCCGAAGCGCAGTCGGGAAGCAGCCTCATCGGTTACTTCCGCGGGCTCTGGGAGGCGCAGAAAGTAAAATCGTTCCGCGCTCTGCTCGGCCCGGGAAAGAAAAAGATTCTCGACGTGGGCTGCGGCGAGGGACGCTTTCTTTCCATCCTGAAGCAGCATGGCGATCCCGCATGGGAGCTCATGGGCGTGGATTTTGACGCCAAGGCCGTGGCCGAATGCCGGAAGCGGGGATTCCGCGCCGAGGCGCAGCGTATCGAGGATTTTAAACCCGAGGAAAAATTCGACGCCATCATCATGTTTCAGCTGATCGAGCACGTGGAAGACCCGCGCGAGGTGGTGCGCCAGGTGCGCGCGCGTCTCAACCCCGGCGGTTTTTTCATCATCGAAACGCCCAATC from Verrucomicrobiia bacterium carries:
- the aepY gene encoding phosphonopyruvate decarboxylase, which gives rise to MIPALDFVSLLKKNKIRFFTGVPCSFFQSAINCVIADKQLRYTMVPNEGAALAAAAGAYLAGEMPAVMIQNSGFGNLVNPLTSLHMIYKIPALLFISGRAYGVSDEPQHEIVGKTLPSVLDALGVRHQDLPDAAADFDKALGEAVTWMEKEKKPFVFLVRKGCVGSEDAAAVPSSPYPLKRVDAIKIISEFLTGDEFVIATTGMPSRELFSISDRAKNFYMQGSMGHAPSIALGLALANPQKKVIVLDGDGALLMHLGSLSSIGHYAPKRFCHLVLDNEAYETTGNQDTTSRTTDFAKIALACGYARAADAVDEKQLRAALKSVLAAEGPSLVRIKINREPAAGIPRITTKYNSEQIAAHFKEEVLKS
- a CDS encoding iron-containing alcohol dehydrogenase, giving the protein MIRAYWNPTRNIVENGAFEKLPALLESFKPKKILLALGQKSFRVSPYFRRLQEMLRPYEVLEAASIPQNPAQDFVQKEIDRLKKESYDLVLAIGGGSVLDVSKILAVIPRQDKTDLADYLDKNFDVPQPGAPLVAVPTTAGTGSEVTPFSSLETREKKKFSIGHAAFYPAVALVDPELCLSMPAYVTASTGFDALSQAIESFWSVNATPLSQTHSLRALELILSGFEQVMKNPADKDARFAMSLGSCEAGLGIAQAKTTAVHSVSYPITAHFGVAHGHACALTLPSFVRFNAPALQAGGKPLLQRFQTPDYDAMARKIEALMEFVGLERSLSKLGIADKEREVILRDGFRPDRIKNNPRPVEAGDLRKILESIR
- a CDS encoding fatty acid desaturase; translated protein: MTNSQNIMQKTDWKTIGLLGVMYVLFLGNFGLYFCARLPLVLHVLIGIAAIHCSFTIWHEAIHGTVSENAAVNDAAGILGMFPYMLTPYYTGKWIHLMHHKNLNLPEDPNTLYTDGPFRTLYQRYPRAATALKRIIKNREFPAHEVLADRIFRIGVAGVFLALIFTGNFAALFWLWLVPLGFAKIIMDWYINYIPHVGLPADRYKGTRILDIAWLTPLVFFHNYHAIHHLWPTRPWHTYKSIFDEKRTMLKEHGVPIETSLAGLSYDPQFQAV
- a CDS encoding class I SAM-dependent methyltransferase, whose amino-acid sequence is MKPLLPASATTRSSKPSEAAPRVHLVRVACAVCGSREADTVAAGYDYEYATVPDRFEFQKCRSCGHLFLNPRPSAQDLSVIYPPTYYSFSEAQSGSSLIGYFRGLWEAQKVKSFRALLGPGKKKILDVGCGEGRFLSILKQHGDPAWELMGVDFDAKAVAECRKRGFRAEAQRIEDFKPEEKFDAIIMFQLIEHVEDPREVVRQVRARLNPGGFFIIETPNPAGRDYHWFKKSYWSHYHIPRHWNIFTPEHLRRLLVGEGFEIVEQKPLLAAASWIISLHNLFLDKGYPAWLVRFFTFRNPLLLAVFVPFDLFLSKILGFPTSNQRMTGRAGLPS